The Ictidomys tridecemlineatus isolate mIctTri1 chromosome 6, mIctTri1.hap1, whole genome shotgun sequence genome includes a region encoding these proteins:
- the LOC101962658 gene encoding olfactory receptor 6C2-like translates to MRNHTAITTFILLGLTDDPKLQILIFIFLFLTYMLSVAGNLTIITLTLLDSHLKTPMYFFLRNFSFLEVSFTTVCIPRFLYTMTTGDNTVTYNACATQLFFVVLLGATEFYLLAAMSYDRYVAICKPLHYTTIMSNRVCTILVLGCWFAGLLIILPPLGLGLQLEFCDSNEIDHFGCDASPLLQITCSDTVFLEKIVLTSAILTLSITLVCVTLSYTYIIKTILKFPSAQQRKKAFSTCSSHMIVVSITYGSCIFIYVKPSAKEGVAINKVVSILTTSVAPLLNPFIYTLRNKQVKAAFKDTIKRTVFLTKN, encoded by the coding sequence ATGAGAAATCATACAGCAATAACAACATTCATCCTGCTGGGATTGACGGATGATCCAAAACTACAAAttctaattttcatatttttgtttctcaCTTACATGTTGAGTGTGGCTGGGAACCTCACCATTATCACACTCACACTTTTGGATTCTCATCTTAAAACTCCCATGTATTTTTTCCTCCGAAATTTCTCTTTCCTGGAAGTCTCATTCACCACTGTTTGTATTCCCAGATTCCTGTACACCATGACAACTGGTGACAACACTGTTACCTACAATGCTTGTGCCACccaattattttttgttgtccTCTTGGGAGCAACAGAATTTTATCTCTTGGCTGCCAtgtcctatgaccgctatgtggccatctgtaagcCCCTGCACTACACAACCATCATGAGCAACAGAGTCTGTACTATACTTGTCCTCGGCTGTTGGTTTGCTGGCCTGCTGATCATCCTCCCACCCCTTGGCTTAGGCCTCCAGCTGGAATTCTGTGACTCAAATGAGATTGATCACTTTGGCTGTGATGCATCTCCCCTTCTACAGATAACCTGCTCAGACACAgtgtttttagagaaaatagtCTTGACTTCTGCCATACTGACACTAAGTATTACCTTGGTGTGTGTCACTCTCTCCTACACATACATCATCAAGACCATTCTAAAATTTCCTTCTGCCCAACAAAGGAAAAAGGCCTTTTCCACATGCTCCTCCCACATGATTGTGGTTTCCATCACCTATGGCAGCTGCATCTTCATCTATGTCAAGCCTTCAGCAAAGGAAGGAGTGGCCATTAACAAGGTGGTGTCCATCCTCACTACTTCAGTTGCCCCTTTGCTTAACCCTTTCATCTATACACTTCGAAACAAACAAGTAAAAGCAGCTTTCAAAGATACAATAAAACGGACTGTATTTCTCACAAAGAATTGA